GATGCTCCCGGATTCCCTGTCCGAGCATTTGCGATCACTCCAGATAAGCAATAATGGACACGCGATCATCCATTATATGCAGCCATTATGAGTGAACTTAATATGTTGGCTACATGCCCTGGGTCCACAGGAATTGGGGCATGAATCGCCACTGTTCTTAAACCCGATTAAGAACATCTTTTCATTATCTGGTATGCATCTTCACCCGATAGGGATGTATACTGAAATTCATTTTATTGCCATTTCCCGATAAACGGCAATAACATAACTCCTTTTACTAATTATAAAAAGAAGACACTGGATATCAAGCAGCACCTCCCACCACCCCGTGAGTGTTGAAGCCTGATATCCAGTGTTCTATTTTTTTTGAAGATTATTTCTAAAATTTATATGTAGTAAAAAAATGAGTGATGAAACAACTTTCGTTGTCTCGCCTCTCATTTTTTTCGTTGTGCTTTTGTAACTTTCAAAGTAGTTTGCACAGTGATTTTAACAGTCGCTGCTTATTTATTGTCAAAGAAAGACATGAAAATAGCTGATTTTGCTCGCAACATAATCGACTATTTCAATAAGATAAGATGATTCCATATACTTATTAAAATATTAATATACAAATCAATCTATTATACTCATATAATACCACCCGCTTATTTTGGTTGCAAAAAATATATTTTTATATGAATCCAAAAACAAAAGAACTCTAATCTTTCGTTTTAGTTCTATCATCCATACAAATATATTTTTAATCAACAATAAAAATATAAAGTGTTACTCTGCCTTTTAAAATGTGGTATAATTTTTCCATAAAAATGTTCGTGCTTGTTGGTGCCTATGTTCTACCTCAAGGGCTTAACTAAACGCCTGTGGTAGATCTGAGGTGATCCTATGAACATAGTTGTGAATTTACAAGTAGAGTTGCTTATAACTTTCAAAGTGATTTACACAGTAACTTTAACAGTTACTGCTTATTTGTTGTTAAAAAAACACAATAAATAATAGCCGATTATGCTGAGAACATAATCGACTATTTCAATAAGCCTAAGGTAGAATATGGCTCAGACCATACGCCTAACATTTTTACACTCAGTCTTCTTTACCAGGATGCCTGAGTGTTTTTTATTACACCTATATAATAGCACCTTTTATAACTTCTTACAATTATAATATGTGGCTAAACCGCCTAAAATGTAGTTTCTGTTTGATCTTAATTTATAGTTATTTTTTATACATAGTGCTAAGTGATTTCAACCGCTTCGCCGCTTCATCTAATTGTTCATCGTCTAATGCAAGGGAGACACGTACATAATGATTGCCATTATCACCAAATGGGATACCTGGTGCAACTAATATAGACTGATCTTGTAATAGAAATTCCACAAATTGTTCTCCAGTATAACCTTCAGGTGTCTTTAACCATAAGAAAATACCGCCTGTCATAGGTTCATATGGAATAGCAACTTCATCTAAAATAGCAGTAAAGCGGTCTCGACGTTTTCTGAACACTTCGCTTTGTTGTTCTAAAAAATCATCATAATTATTTAAAGCAAAGGTAGCAGCATCTTGTAATGCACCGAACATACCTGCATGGTGATGTGTATGATACTTTTTCAATGCTTGTATAACGTCTTTATTCCCTACCGCAAATCCGACGCGATAGCCTGACATATTATAACCTTTAGACAGAGAGTAGACTTCTATAGCTACCTCTTTTCCATCTTTTGACTGCAAGATACTCGGGTTCTTATGATCAAATCCAAAGGCTGCATAAGCAAAATCATGCACGATTTTAGTTTGTGTTCCTTTGAATTTTTGAACCGCTTCATCAAACACTTCTTGGGTCACTGTGGAACCTGTCGGGTTATTCGGATAAGTTAAATAGATGAGCTTCGTTTGTTTCAAGATATCTTCAGGTACTTTATCCCAATCTGGCTGGTAATTCGGCGGATCCAACTCTAAAGCATAGGGGTGCGCATCTGCAAATAAAACACCTGCCAGATAATCTGTATATCCAGGATCAGGCAGTAGCACATAATCTTCTGGATTTACAATACAATTCGGCAAGCCTACCAGACCGTTTTTAGTACCGTATAAGATACATACTTCATCATCTTTATCTAATTCAACGCCGTATTGACGTTGATAAAAATCGACAATCGCTTGTTTGAACGTCTCTTTTCCATGAAACGCACCATATTTCTGATTTTCAGGAACACGCAAAGCATTCGCAAATTCATCGACAATTCCTTTGGGTGTTTCTCCATCTGGAATACCTACTGCCATGTTGATGAGAGGAAGCGGTCCATGTTCAATTTTTCTTCCCATTGTTTTTCCAAAATAACTATCCGGTATTTTCGCTAATCTTCTTGACATCACCATTCCTAGTCCCCCTTTTATTAATGATAGATACGTCATACTTTTTTCAAAAAAAGCTATATGTCACTGCATAAGCAACATATAGCCCACTATGTATATGCACCTATCTTTCAAGTTGTACTTGTTGGATGAAGCACAGTGAGGTCAGTCTTAATAACCTTCTGTTGCTGAAGCTTCATAGGGCCAATTCCCTCTGCTTCTCTTGATAAGTCTGATTAATATAATTAACGTTTCTTATTGTACTAAAAATTCTGACATTTATCAATTATAGGAGTAACATGTATAAAAACTCCACAGCACATTAGCTGCAGAGTCTTATAAATATTATTCAGGTTGTCCTTTAGCATCAAATTTTTCTACTGAACCGTCTGAATTAACGATATACGAACCTGCAAGATTGCCAGACTTATCAACAAATGAGAAGCCCCACTTGCCATCTTCTAATTGCTCCGGTTCTTTATACGTATAAGTGTTCGTATCTAGCTTGTGCCCTTCGTAGTCTTCCACTTTATCAATAACGTTAGCACGCGTCACTGTCCCGCTTGAACTTGTGCTTTGTTTGGTATCGCTATCCGAGTTAGCAGCTGACTTACTACTTGTCCCTACTTCAGGCGTTTCACTAACCGAAGTCATGTTTGCCACTTTTGAAAAGTTTGGATTATCCATATATTTTTCATATAAATTTTTAAGATTATAAATCGCACCGTAATCTAGTAATTGTTGATACGTATTTGTTCCTTTTTCAGGCATAATAATAATCTGCGAATCTGTCATAGCCATCATCGTAAGATAGTTGCCTTTTGATTCATATGACTCATAAACATCCATATTAGAAGGCTGTCCTGGTACTTGACCATCAAATGTTCTTTGGAATTTAATATGTTGGATTGATTTTTGCGCCTTATCAAGTCCATCCCATTTCTCATAACTATGATTTAATAGTTCTTCTGCAGAAACGGTTGTTTCTGCATACTTTGAATGTCCCACTGCAAACATTGCGAGTACAATCTTATCTTTGTTAGTGAGTTGATTAAAACTTTTGGTATTACTAGAATTATCAGATGTTTTTTCTGATTCGGAATTATCATTCCCACTATTCTTTTCTGAAAATCCTTCTTTATTGGTTTGTTTTTCAGAAGTTTTG
Above is a genomic segment from Staphylococcus piscifermentans containing:
- a CDS encoding aminotransferase class I/II-fold pyridoxal phosphate-dependent enzyme; translation: MVMSRRLAKIPDSYFGKTMGRKIEHGPLPLINMAVGIPDGETPKGIVDEFANALRVPENQKYGAFHGKETFKQAIVDFYQRQYGVELDKDDEVCILYGTKNGLVGLPNCIVNPEDYVLLPDPGYTDYLAGVLFADAHPYALELDPPNYQPDWDKVPEDILKQTKLIYLTYPNNPTGSTVTQEVFDEAVQKFKGTQTKIVHDFAYAAFGFDHKNPSILQSKDGKEVAIEVYSLSKGYNMSGYRVGFAVGNKDVIQALKKYHTHHHAGMFGALQDAATFALNNYDDFLEQQSEVFRKRRDRFTAILDEVAIPYEPMTGGIFLWLKTPEGYTGEQFVEFLLQDQSILVAPGIPFGDNGNHYVRVSLALDDEQLDEAAKRLKSLSTMYKK